From the genome of Spirochaetota bacterium, one region includes:
- a CDS encoding trimeric intracellular cation channel family protein — protein sequence MNILYVFDLFGTMVFSSTGAIRGLEKKLDLFGIFVVSFLTAVGGGTIRDIIINRIPFYFYDLNYTFAILLGILIVVVFRKFVEKYKSILVYLDALGLGVFSIIGAERGLNANLPDIGVVIVGLITGIGGGILRDILVKEVPFVLEKEIYATASIVGLVLFLLFVKTSIFPFVVSVWICIGVIVMIRITSYLLNLNLPRF from the coding sequence ATGAACATCCTATATGTATTTGACTTGTTTGGGACAATGGTTTTCTCTTCCACTGGAGCGATAAGAGGACTTGAAAAGAAACTAGACCTTTTCGGTATATTCGTTGTAAGTTTTCTAACTGCTGTCGGCGGTGGAACCATAAGAGATATTATCATAAACAGAATACCATTCTATTTCTACGACCTTAACTACACATTCGCTATACTTTTAGGTATTCTGATAGTAGTTGTGTTTAGAAAATTCGTTGAGAAGTATAAAAGCATTCTAGTTTATCTGGATGCTCTAGGACTTGGAGTTTTTAGTATCATTGGTGCAGAGAGGGGACTTAATGCTAACTTACCTGATATTGGAGTAGTAATAGTTGGGCTGATAACTGGAATAGGTGGTGGAATTCTGAGAGATATACTTGTTAAAGAAGTTCCTTTCGTTCTGGAAAAGGAGATATACGCAACTGCAAGTATCGTAGGATTAGTTTTATTCTTACTATTCGTCAAAACTTCAATATTTCCTTTTGTAGTCTCTGTTTGGATATGTATAGGGGTTATAGTTATGATAAGAATAACATCCTACCTACTTAACCTAAACCTTCCAAGGTTCTGA
- the prfB gene encoding peptide chain release factor 2, producing the protein MGFTYDKSKSLLARIEQNLEIFKIPQKLERMKEITELISKAYSNNDIQYASSLLVEQNNLKKEIEKWINLRKEAFDITNLSQEAEKMEDENLLSEINKELKAIEDKLNEYEIEKFFDYEIDNSNCFMNIHPGAGGVESCDWAAMLFRMYTRFLDRKGFKYEIVDFLPDDVAGIKDVTIYVQGAFAFGYLKSETGIHRLVRISPFDASKRRHTSFSAVHVIPELKEDNKIIIDPSEIKIETFRSSGKGGQHVNKTESAVRITHIPTGIVVSIQNERSQIQNKELAIKILKSKLYELKQKELKEKQEEVAGEKKNISWGNQIRSYILHPYNSVKDHRTGVETAKTSQVLDGEIDEFINAYIKWAYINRTK; encoded by the coding sequence ATGGGATTCACATACGACAAGTCAAAGTCCCTTCTTGCTAGAATTGAACAAAACCTTGAGATATTCAAAATACCTCAAAAGTTAGAAAGGATGAAGGAGATAACAGAACTTATCTCAAAAGCCTACTCAAATAACGACATCCAGTATGCATCATCACTATTAGTTGAACAGAACAACCTAAAGAAAGAGATTGAAAAGTGGATCAACCTAAGAAAAGAAGCATTTGACATTACAAACTTATCACAAGAAGCAGAAAAGATGGAAGATGAAAATTTACTTTCAGAGATAAACAAAGAACTAAAAGCAATAGAAGATAAATTGAATGAATATGAGATTGAGAAGTTTTTTGACTATGAGATTGATAATAGCAACTGTTTTATGAACATACACCCGGGAGCTGGAGGTGTTGAGTCGTGCGACTGGGCAGCAATGTTGTTCAGAATGTATACAAGATTTCTTGATAGAAAAGGTTTCAAATATGAAATTGTAGATTTCCTACCTGATGATGTTGCAGGAATAAAAGATGTGACTATCTATGTTCAAGGTGCTTTTGCTTTCGGCTACCTTAAGTCAGAAACAGGAATCCACAGGCTTGTGAGAATATCACCTTTTGATGCATCCAAAAGAAGACATACTTCCTTCTCCGCTGTTCATGTGATTCCCGAACTGAAAGAGGACAATAAGATCATAATAGACCCTTCAGAAATAAAGATTGAAACATTCAGGTCAAGTGGCAAAGGAGGACAGCATGTCAACAAAACGGAGTCCGCAGTAAGAATAACACACATACCAACGGGTATAGTAGTGTCAATTCAAAACGAAAGGTCACAGATACAGAACAAGGAGCTAGCAATAAAGATACTGAAATCCAAACTCTATGAACTCAAACAAAAAGAGTTGAAAGAAAAACAAGAGGAAGTAGCAGGTGAAAAGAAAAACATTTCTTGGGGTAACCAAATAAGAAGTTATATACTTCATCCTTACAACTCTGTAAAGGACCACAGAACAGGAGTTGAAACAGCAAAGACATCTCAAGTTTTAGATGGTGAGATTGATGAGTTTATAAACGCTTACATAAAGTGGGCATATATCAACAGAACAAAATGA
- a CDS encoding metal-sulfur cluster assembly factor, giving the protein MTKQEVLDLLKAIYDPEIGLDIVNLGLIYRIDISEDGKSVDLDMTLTSVGCPIGPTLINMVEEVLKSKFENVSVNVVFDPPWTPEMISDEGKQALGLFY; this is encoded by the coding sequence ATGACAAAGCAGGAAGTTTTGGATCTTCTCAAAGCGATATATGACCCTGAAATAGGTCTTGATATAGTCAATCTAGGGCTTATATACAGAATTGATATATCCGAGGATGGAAAGAGTGTTGATCTTGATATGACATTAACATCGGTAGGTTGTCCGATAGGTCCTACCTTAATCAACATGGTTGAAGAAGTCTTGAAGTCAAAGTTTGAAAATGTTAGTGTGAATGTTGTGTTTGACCCACCTTGGACACCAGAGATGATATCGGATGAAGGTAAGCAGGCTCTAGGATTATTCTACTAG
- a CDS encoding DUF58 domain-containing protein: MYLEKIAVDYLKNVRIDRIFKKYFVSESSNKSVNIKGNSNEFLEHREYQYSDDLKNINWKLFARTSKLYTKVFSTDVSKDVFILLDISKSMVAGRSISKLEYAKYLVSVVAYKLCIEGYKVIFSTFSDALYQTFSFGIKNFSRFDKFLSQVKPYGKTNFSEVLKRLPAFVNSNSNLLIVSDFVFITSQEVSFIRRCFPKRDIIAFQILSQEEIDFVEGSFVELVEPEENVKKLILVSESYKNYIDRISTFLERLYIATTSNKIPLITFNTSIPYYITLKKSI; the protein is encoded by the coding sequence ATGTATCTTGAGAAAATAGCCGTTGATTACCTAAAGAATGTAAGGATAGATAGGATTTTTAAAAAGTATTTTGTATCAGAAAGTAGTAACAAAAGTGTAAACATCAAAGGTAATAGTAACGAATTTCTAGAGCACAGAGAGTATCAGTATTCTGATGACCTTAAGAATATCAATTGGAAGTTATTTGCGAGAACAAGTAAATTATATACAAAAGTCTTCTCAACCGACGTGAGTAAGGATGTATTTATACTTCTTGATATCTCAAAGTCAATGGTTGCTGGGCGAAGTATCTCAAAGTTGGAGTATGCGAAGTATTTAGTAAGTGTCGTCGCTTACAAGTTGTGTATTGAAGGGTACAAGGTTATTTTCTCAACATTCAGTGATGCTTTATATCAGACGTTCTCCTTTGGGATAAAGAATTTCAGTAGGTTTGACAAATTTCTATCGCAAGTTAAACCTTACGGCAAAACTAACTTTTCAGAAGTTCTCAAAAGATTACCTGCTTTTGTGAATAGCAACTCCAATCTTCTTATAGTCTCAGATTTTGTGTTTATAACATCACAAGAGGTTTCGTTTATAAGAAGATGCTTTCCGAAACGAGATATAATAGCATTTCAAATTCTATCACAGGAAGAGATAGATTTTGTAGAAGGCAGTTTTGTTGAGTTGGTGGAGCCTGAAGAGAATGTCAAAAAACTTATACTGGTAAGTGAGTCCTATAAGAACTACATTGATAGGATTTCTACCTTTTTAGAGAGACTTTACATAGCAACAACCTCAAACAAAATACCACTTATAACATTCAATACATCTATTCCCTATTACATAACTTTGAAGAAGTCAATCTAG
- a CDS encoding putative lipid II flippase FtsW yields MNYLNESITKQLPFQKNVGNLDDNLRRELSFYIQMVIVVAFSLVVIGLTFILSSTYSISIQRYGNPFSLFLRQLLWVGVGILLMLVFSRIDTSLYSKFVKVILLVGIVVSLLPFVPGVGKARGDAYRWINLGILNISSSEIVKMVLIIYISVILSRKMDKKNFFSVFLPIFIVAVFFFGVISLQMDVSMAFLILLSSLVVMYVGGVPLIQIILTFVVSLSFTFLVGDRLPYLHNRIIAFLDPWSDPFGKGYHYISMLRSFQNGIFGVGIGNGVIKDKYLPEAHTDSIFSVIAEETGIIGTLLVIVLIVMLFYYSIRLAVRINDTYRSSLVVGFASIISIWGLVNILVNIGLLPPTGTNLPLVSYGGANIITSFIALGIIYRCYKEKIKGIV; encoded by the coding sequence ATGAACTATTTGAACGAGTCTATAACCAAACAATTACCTTTTCAAAAAAACGTAGGAAACTTAGATGATAATCTGAGGAGAGAGTTATCGTTTTATATACAGATGGTTATTGTGGTCGCATTTTCTCTAGTTGTAATAGGACTTACCTTCATTCTATCCTCAACCTATTCAATCTCAATCCAGAGGTATGGTAATCCGTTTAGTCTTTTTTTGAGACAACTTTTATGGGTTGGTGTTGGAATATTGCTTATGTTGGTCTTTTCCAGAATAGATACATCGCTATATAGCAAATTTGTGAAAGTTATTCTACTTGTAGGGATAGTGGTTAGTTTGCTTCCTTTTGTTCCAGGTGTTGGTAAGGCTAGAGGGGATGCGTATAGATGGATAAATCTTGGGATACTAAACATATCTTCATCCGAGATTGTCAAGATGGTTCTTATAATCTATATTTCAGTCATCCTATCAAGAAAGATGGATAAGAAGAATTTTTTTAGTGTATTTTTACCTATCTTCATAGTTGCAGTTTTCTTTTTCGGGGTTATATCTCTTCAGATGGATGTTTCAATGGCTTTTCTGATATTGTTGAGTAGTTTGGTAGTTATGTATGTTGGGGGAGTTCCTCTTATACAGATAATTTTAACATTCGTAGTCTCTTTGTCATTTACATTTCTTGTAGGTGATAGATTACCTTATCTTCACAATAGAATCATCGCTTTCCTAGACCCTTGGTCTGATCCTTTCGGTAAAGGGTATCACTACATAAGTATGCTTAGGTCGTTCCAGAATGGAATTTTCGGTGTAGGAATAGGGAATGGTGTTATTAAAGACAAATATTTGCCTGAGGCACACACAGACTCAATATTTTCAGTAATAGCAGAAGAGACAGGAATTATTGGAACTCTTCTAGTAATAGTTTTGATTGTGATGTTATTCTACTACTCAATCAGGCTAGCAGTAAGGATAAATGATACTTACAGAAGTTCATTGGTGGTAGGTTTTGCTTCAATAATATCAATCTGGGGGCTTGTGAATATACTTGTAAATATAGGTCTTCTACCGCCTACTGGAACGAACTTACCTCTTGTAAGTTATGGAGGTGCTAACATTATAACTTCATTTATAGCACTTGGAATAATCTACAGGTGCTACAAGGAGAAGATTAAAGGAATAGTTTAG
- the mltG gene encoding endolytic transglycosylase MltG has protein sequence MKVKSSFITAFAIISVAAIIFAFLVIIYLTLFNTGGKEYREYILIIERGDNLHTIATKLHNQGFLENKQVFILLSRLLGVDKKIIPSAYKVNSTMNMLEIIDMILNERIYTIKVRIPEGATSYDIDKIIAESGLTKRGDILKEVRSKELIQKYGIKSDRLEGFLFPSTYYIPFYYKDKPEKIVEMLVNTFFKKVNRKEYEYLASKVGLTFEQAVTLASIIEKEAGSPKEEKYLVSSVFHNRMKRNIHLASCATVIYGLMELNMWHDNNLKKWHLSYDTPYNTYIKRGLPRTPISNPSLESLKAAVMPYETDYLYFVSKNDGTHIFSRTYQEHLKYVNIYQVEYWRYRRNGQY, from the coding sequence ATGAAAGTCAAAAGTTCATTCATCACTGCTTTTGCGATAATCTCAGTTGCTGCTATAATATTCGCGTTTTTGGTAATAATCTACTTAACACTATTCAACACTGGTGGAAAGGAATACCGAGAGTATATTCTTATCATAGAACGGGGTGATAACCTACACACAATCGCAACAAAGTTGCACAATCAGGGGTTCTTGGAGAATAAGCAAGTCTTTATACTCCTATCAAGGCTTTTAGGTGTAGATAAAAAGATCATCCCCTCCGCATATAAAGTCAATTCAACGATGAATATGCTTGAGATAATAGATATGATACTAAACGAAAGGATATACACAATCAAAGTAAGGATACCAGAAGGAGCAACTTCGTATGACATTGACAAAATAATCGCAGAATCGGGTCTTACGAAGAGAGGTGATATACTAAAAGAAGTAAGAAGCAAAGAACTTATCCAAAAGTATGGTATAAAATCTGACAGACTAGAAGGTTTTTTATTTCCATCAACATACTATATACCATTCTACTATAAAGATAAGCCTGAAAAAATAGTTGAGATGCTTGTAAATACCTTCTTCAAGAAAGTGAATAGAAAGGAATATGAATATCTTGCTAGCAAAGTTGGATTGACATTTGAACAAGCTGTTACTCTTGCATCAATAATAGAGAAAGAAGCAGGAAGTCCCAAAGAAGAGAAGTATCTCGTTTCATCAGTATTCCATAACAGAATGAAGAGGAACATTCACCTAGCATCCTGTGCTACTGTTATATACGGACTTATGGAACTGAATATGTGGCACGATAACAATCTAAAAAAATGGCATCTATCCTACGATACTCCTTACAACACATATATAAAGCGAGGATTACCTAGAACACCAATATCTAACCCCTCTCTTGAATCTCTGAAAGCAGCAGTAATGCCTTACGAAACAGACTATCTTTATTTCGTCTCAAAAAATGATGGCACACATATATTCTCACGAACATACCAAGAACATCTAAAGTATGTTAATATCTACCAGGTTGAATACTGGAGATACCGTAGAAATGGACAATACTAG
- a CDS encoding alpha/beta hydrolase, producing MRLEIEHSGLDKTRNAIIFFPAFPTPRDMYVEQIKIFSKNGIPYISLNYPGIGKSDKPDKIEMTVSDLVSVIWNNIKDLPFDKLIPIGTSMGGYVMFEMWRQHRDRIAGFVFCHTRPEALDEEARKKRLSDIDRIKQDRLSYLETFSKSLVSDYSYQNKPKVVEFISEIVKNTTEEGLCYLVHVIATRPDSRDLLKDITVPSLVIAGKSDKIVPLDVMKNMADSLPNSTFVEFENVGHLSALEIPEEFNSVVLSFLDSKSII from the coding sequence ATGAGACTAGAGATAGAGCACAGTGGGTTGGACAAGACAAGGAATGCTATTATTTTCTTTCCAGCATTTCCTACTCCTAGAGATATGTATGTTGAGCAGATTAAAATTTTTTCAAAGAATGGTATTCCTTATATATCCTTGAATTATCCTGGTATTGGCAAGAGTGATAAACCTGACAAGATTGAAATGACGGTATCTGATTTGGTTAGTGTTATATGGAATAATATAAAAGACCTTCCGTTTGACAAACTTATACCTATAGGAACGAGTATGGGTGGGTATGTGATGTTTGAGATGTGGAGACAACATAGGGATAGGATAGCAGGATTTGTGTTCTGTCATACAAGACCTGAAGCGCTAGACGAAGAAGCAAGAAAAAAGAGATTATCTGATATAGATAGAATAAAGCAGGATAGACTTTCATACCTAGAAACCTTTAGCAAAAGTCTAGTTTCAGATTATAGTTATCAAAACAAACCTAAAGTTGTAGAGTTTATAAGTGAAATTGTTAAGAATACAACTGAGGAAGGCTTATGTTATCTTGTTCATGTTATCGCAACGAGACCAGATTCAAGAGATTTACTCAAGGATATTACTGTCCCTTCTTTGGTAATAGCGGGTAAGTCTGATAAGATTGTTCCACTAGATGTAATGAAGAATATGGCTGATAGTTTACCTAATTCAACTTTTGTTGAGTTTGAGAATGTTGGTCACCTTTCTGCTTTGGAGATACCTGAAGAGTTTAACTCAGTAGTTCTATCCTTTCTTGACTCAAAGTCTATTATCTAG
- the argB gene encoding acetylglutamate kinase — translation MSKDVEILIKALPYIIKFRDSIIVIKYGGSVMTNEELKKSFCENVVLIKTLGMHPVIVHGGGKKITELMNKLNKEPVFIKGQRVTDAETMEVVEMVLSGIINKDIVFNIIKVGGKAVGISGKDSFTIKAKKKIIETGEDLGFVGEVDKIEPSLILSLIKDGYIPVISPVGVDEDGNSYNINADDVTAEVAVALKADKLIYLTDVDGIYEDINNPETFISSITIKKLEELVEKGVIKEGMIPKAMSMIKAVERGVNKVHIINGTIKNSLLIEIFTDEGIGTQITI, via the coding sequence ATGAGCAAAGATGTAGAGATTTTGATAAAGGCATTACCATACATAATAAAGTTTAGAGACTCTATAATCGTTATAAAATATGGTGGTAGTGTTATGACAAATGAAGAACTTAAAAAATCGTTTTGTGAGAATGTTGTTCTAATTAAAACACTAGGTATGCATCCTGTGATTGTCCATGGTGGTGGCAAGAAGATAACGGAATTGATGAATAAATTAAACAAAGAACCTGTTTTCATAAAAGGTCAGAGAGTGACAGATGCAGAAACTATGGAAGTTGTTGAAATGGTTTTGAGTGGTATCATAAACAAAGATATCGTATTCAACATAATAAAGGTTGGTGGTAAGGCTGTTGGAATATCTGGCAAGGATAGTTTTACTATAAAAGCAAAGAAAAAAATAATAGAAACTGGCGAAGACCTAGGATTTGTAGGAGAAGTTGATAAGATTGAACCTTCACTAATACTATCCCTAATTAAGGACGGATACATTCCTGTAATATCACCAGTAGGAGTGGACGAAGATGGTAATTCCTACAACATAAATGCTGATGATGTAACCGCAGAAGTAGCAGTTGCTCTTAAAGCAGATAAACTCATTTACCTAACAGATGTAGATGGTATATACGAAGACATAAACAATCCAGAAACTTTCATCTCTTCAATAACCATAAAGAAGTTGGAAGAGTTAGTTGAAAAGGGTGTTATAAAGGAGGGGATGATACCGAAAGCGATGTCAATGATAAAGGCAGTAGAGAGAGGCGTCAATAAAGTTCATATAATAAACGGAACTATAAAGAATTCTCTTCTTATAGAAATATTCACTGACGAAGGTATAGGCACTCAAATAACAATCTAG
- a CDS encoding DUF4139 domain-containing protein, whose product MIKVFALIFTLIPLLTFGYSEFTFYKDVVLAKIDIKTNVIIIPDTDLEFVVEDNTILGISNTNYVDARLVQELSNVVNSIRVIEKRIKEYKNEIYKHNDSLELIKIILGSGYQKDTKYISQMVEEYKEVRTRILKLESEIESLEEDKKTKEEMKLALEKRIEETKQDIKVIYLSKTGGVLYFKFNGSWNINYTLDVSSSKLLVKVLINLPSGLKMKASRIVFTTFPFTPNIVNTTLPKLIGYLYEVGIFKPQLSRKMYKMQPQNGQEELSKETIPTSENIQESFSDVGIVWEYTKDTTLENGLEITIFSNITLEITKKYMAIPQRYQKGFLVLNISNTSELTILPGRMDLIIDNKRIEGLYISSFIPKNLFFETDGVVIDGISVRREIVEERTENPKFLGTNKRKVRVFKNIIDNNLPFDVDITIVDRIPIPSDDRIKIGIERITPTPTSRYEEILKDSVFNIKTKVGKGKRFENTVSYWIEYPTDMTYGEYER is encoded by the coding sequence ATGATAAAAGTTTTTGCTCTCATTTTCACTCTAATACCACTACTCACCTTCGGATACTCCGAATTCACATTCTACAAAGATGTAGTTTTAGCAAAGATTGATATAAAAACGAATGTAATCATTATCCCAGACACTGACCTTGAGTTCGTAGTTGAAGATAATACAATACTTGGTATTTCTAACACTAACTATGTAGACGCTAGGTTAGTCCAAGAATTAAGTAATGTGGTAAATTCCATAAGAGTAATAGAGAAGAGAATCAAAGAGTATAAGAACGAAATATATAAGCACAACGACAGTCTTGAACTTATAAAGATAATTCTAGGCAGTGGATATCAAAAAGACACAAAATACATATCGCAGATGGTTGAAGAATACAAAGAAGTAAGAACAAGAATACTCAAACTTGAGAGCGAGATTGAATCACTTGAAGAAGATAAGAAAACAAAAGAGGAGATGAAACTAGCACTGGAAAAGAGGATAGAAGAAACCAAACAGGATATCAAGGTTATATATCTATCCAAGACTGGAGGAGTTTTATACTTCAAATTCAACGGTTCTTGGAATATAAACTATACTCTTGATGTAAGTAGTTCAAAACTTCTAGTCAAGGTTCTAATAAATTTACCAAGTGGTTTAAAGATGAAAGCATCAAGGATTGTTTTTACAACATTTCCATTCACACCAAACATAGTAAATACTACATTGCCTAAATTGATAGGATATCTTTACGAAGTAGGAATATTCAAACCACAGTTGAGTAGGAAGATGTATAAAATGCAACCTCAAAACGGTCAGGAAGAATTATCAAAAGAAACAATACCTACTTCAGAAAACATTCAAGAAAGCTTTAGTGATGTTGGAATTGTCTGGGAATACACAAAAGACACCACTCTAGAAAATGGGCTTGAAATAACTATTTTTAGCAACATTACACTAGAAATCACCAAAAAGTATATGGCAATCCCTCAAAGATATCAGAAAGGATTTCTAGTATTAAACATCTCAAACACATCCGAACTTACAATCTTGCCTGGTAGAATGGATTTAATAATTGATAACAAAAGAATAGAAGGACTATACATCAGCAGTTTCATACCTAAAAACCTATTCTTTGAAACTGATGGTGTTGTGATTGATGGAATATCAGTAAGGAGAGAAATTGTTGAAGAACGAACCGAAAACCCTAAGTTTCTAGGAACGAACAAAAGAAAAGTCAGAGTGTTTAAGAATATCATTGACAACAATTTACCTTTTGATGTTGATATAACCATAGTTGATAGAATACCCATACCTTCTGATGATAGGATAAAGATAGGTATTGAAAGAATAACACCCACTCCTACTTCACGGTATGAAGAGATACTCAAAGACAGTGTGTTTAACATCAAGACAAAAGTAGGTAAAGGCAAGAGATTTGAGAATACTGTATCTTACTGGATTGAGTATCCTACCGATATGACCTATGGAGAGTATGAGAGATAG